A genomic region of Chitinimonas arctica contains the following coding sequences:
- a CDS encoding nuclear transport factor 2 family protein translates to MTPEQYAQAQLERYNAHDLTGFLALYGEDIEVYDFPSELRMRGKAAIRERYERILFPGSTVHARVDQRIVVGNRVIDHEIVTGHPLVGDCALVVIYEVGATGIEKMWTMREG, encoded by the coding sequence ATGACCCCCGAGCAATATGCCCAGGCGCAGCTGGAACGCTATAACGCGCACGATTTGACGGGTTTTCTCGCGCTGTATGGCGAGGATATCGAGGTCTATGACTTCCCGAGCGAGCTGCGTATGCGCGGCAAGGCTGCAATCCGCGAACGCTACGAACGCATCCTGTTCCCCGGTTCGACCGTGCATGCACGGGTGGACCAGCGCATCGTGGTGGGCAATCGGGTTATCGACCACGAGATCGTCACGGGCCATCCGCTGGTAGGCGATTGCGCGCTGGTGGTGATCTATGAGGTCGGTGCGACGGGTATCGAAAAGATGTGGACCATGCGCGAAGGATAG
- a CDS encoding YaeQ family protein, with amino-acid sequence MALKATIHKADLSISDMDRGYYANHSLTLAQHPSETIERLMLRLAVFVLHASERLAFTRDIAGDDEPALWQKNYSDEIELWIDLGEPDERRMRQACGRADQVWVYTYNGRAGNVWWKGIESKLGRLDNLNVIGIDADTLAKLAALNSRGMQLQATVQDGQLWLSNGTDTVLVEGEKLKVVGE; translated from the coding sequence ATGGCACTCAAAGCCACCATTCATAAGGCCGACCTGTCGATCAGCGACATGGACCGCGGCTACTACGCAAACCATAGCCTCACCCTGGCCCAGCATCCCTCGGAAACGATAGAGCGGCTGATGCTGCGCCTGGCCGTCTTCGTGCTGCACGCCAGCGAGCGGCTGGCCTTTACCCGCGATATCGCCGGGGACGACGAGCCGGCCTTGTGGCAAAAGAATTATTCCGACGAAATCGAGCTATGGATAGATCTGGGCGAGCCCGATGAGCGGCGTATGCGCCAGGCCTGCGGCCGGGCCGACCAGGTCTGGGTCTATACCTACAACGGCCGCGCCGGCAATGTCTGGTGGAAAGGGATCGAATCCAAGCTGGGCCGCCTGGATAACCTCAATGTGATCGGCATCGATGCCGACACGCTGGCCAAGCTGGCAGCCCTCAATAGTCGAGGCATGCAGCTGCAGGCCACCGTGCAGGACGGACAGCTATGGCTGTCGAACGGCACGGATACCGTATTGGTTGAAGGCGAAAAGCTGAAAGTGGTCGGAGAATAG
- a CDS encoding YgiQ family radical SAM protein has translation MSALATLTPLNQYKPHWGTRGQIAPFLPMNRQEMLELEWDECDIILVTGDAYLDHPSFGMALVGRLLEAQGFRVGIIAQPRPDSAVDFAALGRPRLFFGVTAGNMDSMINHYTADKKPRSDDAYTAGGLAGKRPDRAVTIYSQRCREAYPGVQIMIGGIEASLRRIAQYDYWSDKVRQSALVYAKADILLFGNAERALVEVAQRASMGERLRDMHDIRGTAFLAPAGWLPDPGWQLEDSSSVDTPGRVEPHGDPYAMEAEKSGAASSGSACATAPADAPKPIRLVSKAERLAARLEARMKTVVRLPAYEQVANDPVLYAHASRVLHLESNPGNARALVQRHGEREVWINPPPIPLSTAEMDHIYGLRYARNPHPSYGSVHIPAWEMIRFSINIMRGCFGGCTFCSITEHEGRIIQSRSEASILNEIEEIRDKTKGFKGHITDLGGPTANMYRLACKDPKIESSCRRLSCVYPGICENLNTDHTPLVQLYRKARAIPGVKKISIGSGLRYDIAVRSPEYIKELVTHHVSGYLKIAPEHTEENVLSKMMKPGVDAFERFRELFDRFSKQAGKQQYLIPYFIAAHPGTADEDMLNLAIWLKKNNFRPDQVQAFTPTPMAMATTMWHTRRNPLRKVGRNSEIVDNVRDAYRRKLHKAFLRYHDPKHWPILREALVQMGRPDLIGGAAHCLVPHPTAAERAQQAPRGNARGGGGPGTAAPRPPKPAKQPILRGKARGR, from the coding sequence ATGTCCGCACTCGCTACCCTCACGCCGCTGAACCAGTACAAGCCTCATTGGGGCACGCGGGGCCAGATCGCCCCCTTCCTGCCGATGAACCGGCAAGAAATGCTGGAGCTGGAGTGGGACGAGTGCGACATCATCCTGGTGACGGGCGACGCCTACCTGGACCATCCCAGTTTCGGCATGGCCCTGGTCGGGCGACTGTTGGAAGCACAGGGTTTTCGGGTCGGCATCATCGCCCAGCCTCGGCCCGATTCGGCCGTGGACTTCGCCGCCCTGGGCCGCCCCCGCCTGTTCTTCGGGGTGACCGCCGGCAATATGGATTCCATGATCAACCATTACACGGCAGACAAGAAGCCGCGTTCGGATGATGCCTACACCGCAGGCGGCCTGGCCGGCAAGCGACCGGACCGGGCCGTCACCATCTACTCGCAGCGTTGCCGCGAAGCCTATCCCGGCGTGCAGATCATGATAGGCGGCATCGAAGCCAGCCTGCGCCGGATCGCCCAGTACGACTACTGGAGCGACAAGGTCAGGCAATCGGCCCTGGTCTACGCCAAGGCCGATATCCTGCTGTTCGGCAATGCCGAGCGGGCCTTGGTGGAAGTGGCCCAGCGCGCCTCGATGGGCGAGCGGCTGCGCGACATGCATGATATCCGCGGCACCGCCTTTCTGGCGCCGGCCGGCTGGCTACCCGACCCGGGCTGGCAGCTGGAGGATTCGTCCAGCGTCGATACACCCGGCCGGGTCGAGCCACATGGCGACCCCTACGCCATGGAAGCGGAGAAGAGCGGCGCCGCGTCCAGTGGATCGGCTTGCGCAACTGCGCCGGCCGATGCGCCCAAGCCCATCCGCCTGGTCAGCAAGGCCGAGCGCCTGGCTGCCCGGCTGGAGGCGCGCATGAAGACGGTGGTGCGCCTGCCTGCCTATGAGCAGGTCGCCAATGATCCGGTCCTGTATGCCCACGCCAGCCGCGTCCTGCACCTGGAGTCCAATCCCGGCAATGCGCGCGCCCTGGTGCAGCGCCACGGCGAACGCGAAGTCTGGATCAATCCGCCGCCCATTCCGCTGAGCACGGCGGAAATGGACCATATCTATGGCTTGCGCTATGCCCGCAACCCCCATCCCAGCTATGGCAGTGTGCATATTCCGGCCTGGGAGATGATCCGCTTTTCCATCAATATCATGCGCGGCTGCTTCGGCGGCTGTACCTTCTGCTCCATCACCGAGCACGAAGGCCGCATCATCCAGAGCCGTTCGGAAGCCTCCATCCTTAACGAGATCGAAGAGATCCGCGACAAGACCAAGGGTTTCAAGGGCCATATCACCGACCTGGGCGGCCCGACCGCCAATATGTACCGGCTGGCCTGCAAGGATCCCAAGATCGAATCGTCGTGCCGCCGGCTGAGCTGCGTCTACCCGGGCATCTGCGAAAACCTCAATACCGACCATACGCCGCTGGTTCAGCTCTACCGCAAGGCCCGCGCCATTCCCGGGGTCAAGAAGATCTCGATCGGCTCCGGCCTGCGCTACGATATTGCGGTGCGTTCGCCGGAATACATCAAGGAACTGGTCACCCACCATGTCAGCGGCTACCTGAAGATCGCGCCCGAGCACACCGAGGAAAACGTGCTCAGCAAGATGATGAAGCCGGGCGTGGATGCTTTCGAACGCTTCCGCGAACTATTCGACCGCTTTAGCAAACAGGCCGGCAAGCAACAGTATCTGATCCCCTATTTCATCGCGGCCCACCCCGGCACCGCCGACGAGGACATGCTGAACCTGGCGATCTGGCTGAAGAAAAACAACTTCCGCCCCGACCAGGTGCAGGCCTTTACCCCGACGCCCATGGCGATGGCCACCACCATGTGGCACACCCGCCGCAACCCGCTGCGTAAGGTAGGACGCAACTCGGAGATCGTCGACAATGTGCGCGATGCCTACCGGCGCAAGCTGCACAAAGCCTTCCTGCGCTATCACGACCCCAAGCACTGGCCGATCCTGCGCGAGGCCCTGGTCCAGATGGGGCGCCCCGACCTGATCGGCGGCGCAGCCCACTGCCTGGTGCCCCATCCCACCGCAGCCGAGCGGGCCCAGCAGGCGCCGCGCGGCAATGCCCGTGGCGGTGGCGGCCCCGGCACAGCGGCACCGCGTCCGCCGAAGCCGGCCAAGCAACCGATACTGCGTGGCAAAGCACGCGGGCGTTGA
- the arsC gene encoding arsenate reductase (glutaredoxin) (This arsenate reductase requires both glutathione and glutaredoxin to convert arsenate to arsenite, after which the efflux transporter formed by ArsA and ArsB can extrude the arsenite from the cell, providing resistance.), translated as MTMLYHNPRCSKSRETLALLEQRGVQATVVHYLETPPDASTLRRLLELLGFDDPRQLMRRQEAEYAALGLDDPGLTHSRLVAAMVAHPHLIERPIVVRGERAVLGRPPENIHALFPTPS; from the coding sequence ATGACCATGCTTTACCACAACCCGCGCTGCAGTAAATCGCGCGAGACCCTTGCCCTGCTGGAACAACGGGGCGTGCAAGCCACCGTTGTCCATTACCTCGAAACGCCGCCCGATGCTTCGACCCTGCGACGCCTGCTGGAGCTGCTGGGTTTCGACGATCCACGCCAATTGATGCGCCGCCAGGAAGCCGAATATGCCGCACTGGGCCTGGACGATCCCGGCTTGACGCATTCCCGGTTGGTGGCGGCCATGGTGGCCCATCCCCACTTGATCGAGCGCCCCATCGTGGTGCGGGGCGAGCGAGCCGTGCTGGGGCGCCCGCCGGAAAACATCCATGCCTTATTCCCTACGCCAAGCTGA
- a CDS encoding winged helix-turn-helix domain-containing protein, with amino-acid sequence MTNPALSLAAARSLHLAAQGLLAPSRRKAGKADVLACIRRMALLQIDTIHVVARSPYLVLWSRLGQYDPAWLEALLAEGKLFEYWAHEACFVPTEDYGLLRHRMLDLTGMGWKFSLQWLQKHGAEIEALVQRIREQGPVRSADFERAGGGKGSGWWDWKPEKRHLEVLFTSGRLMVAERRNFQRVYDLAERVLARGFADGWRDERDLPTPEAARLEMIRRSCQALGVVKAGWIADYYRLKGGKYEQPLHALADSGELIPVRLESASHDAFVHRDLAPLLDKAVAGELQSTVTTLLSPFDPVVWDRKRAAELFDFDYRIECYTPAEKRKYGYFVLPILSRGKLVGRVDAKAHRKLGVFELKALYLEPGIRASQRLIGDIGAAVQRCADWHGTPHIEVRNAPFVLPTRDAP; translated from the coding sequence ATGACCAATCCCGCCCTTTCGCTGGCCGCGGCCCGCTCCCTCCACTTGGCCGCGCAGGGCTTGCTGGCGCCCTCCCGCCGCAAGGCCGGCAAGGCCGATGTGCTGGCGTGCATACGCCGCATGGCTTTGTTGCAGATCGATACCATCCACGTGGTGGCGCGCAGCCCCTACCTGGTGCTGTGGAGCCGCTTGGGCCAATACGATCCGGCTTGGCTGGAAGCGCTGTTGGCCGAAGGCAAGCTGTTCGAATATTGGGCGCACGAGGCCTGCTTCGTGCCGACCGAGGACTACGGCTTGTTACGCCATCGCATGCTGGATTTGACCGGCATGGGCTGGAAGTTTTCGCTGCAATGGTTGCAAAAGCATGGCGCCGAGATCGAAGCGCTGGTGCAGCGGATTCGCGAGCAGGGACCGGTCCGCTCGGCCGATTTCGAGCGCGCGGGCGGTGGCAAGGGTAGCGGCTGGTGGGATTGGAAGCCGGAAAAGCGCCACCTCGAAGTGCTGTTTACCAGTGGTCGCCTGATGGTGGCCGAGCGACGCAATTTTCAGCGTGTCTATGATCTGGCGGAACGGGTACTCGCGCGGGGTTTCGCCGATGGCTGGCGCGATGAGCGTGATCTGCCCACGCCAGAAGCCGCTCGGCTGGAAATGATACGGCGCAGTTGCCAGGCGCTGGGCGTGGTCAAGGCGGGTTGGATCGCCGATTACTACCGCCTCAAGGGCGGCAAGTACGAGCAGCCGCTGCATGCCCTGGCGGATAGCGGCGAACTGATCCCGGTCCGGCTGGAATCGGCAAGCCATGATGCCTTTGTCCACCGCGATCTGGCGCCACTGCTGGATAAGGCCGTTGCCGGCGAGCTGCAATCGACCGTGACCACGCTGCTGTCGCCTTTCGATCCGGTGGTATGGGACCGCAAGCGGGCCGCCGAGCTGTTCGATTTCGACTACCGCATCGAATGCTATACCCCGGCCGAAAAGCGAAAGTATGGTTACTTTGTATTACCCATACTTTCTCGCGGTAAATTGGTTGGCCGCGTCGATGCCAAGGCCCATCGCAAGCTGGGGGTGTTCGAGTTGAAGGCGCTCTACCTGGAACCGGGCATACGTGCCAGCCAGCGCCTGATAGGCGATATCGGCGCCGCCGTGCAGCGCTGTGCCGACTGGCATGGCACCCCGCATATCGAAGTGCGCAACGCCCCTTTTGTCCTGCCGACGCGGGATGCCCCTTGA
- the glnT gene encoding type III glutamate--ammonia ligase, which yields MANDNIDLAQAGQWLAEHKVNYLLAQFVDIHGAAKTKIVPARHLELITTTGAGFSGYAIWGTGIARNGGDYYARADLSTLAPVPWLPGYARVVGDGHVHGRPHPLCSRVLLKTQLQRLAERGWRLNTGLEPEFTLLKRDGSGDYRPADELDVLDKASYDYKGMSRPANRQFLEQVTEAMAAVGADVYQIDHEDATGQYEINYVYADALTSADRYIYFKMAASHAAEQLGMLCSFMPKPFADRAGSGLHFHLSLADAEGRNLFEDAADPNGYALSEMGYHFLAGILHHAPALTAICAPTVNSYKRLVVGNSLSGATWAPAYIAYGDNRTVLARCPGGRIEWRLADAGANPYLVSAALVAAGLDGIERKLHPGNKVDDDLYEYQPAQLTAAGIEHVPQHLGEAVDALLADPVLGEALGKDFVAEFARLKRLEWVEYLRHVSDWERKRYADFF from the coding sequence ATGGCAAATGACAATATCGACCTGGCCCAGGCCGGCCAGTGGTTGGCCGAGCATAAGGTGAACTATCTGCTGGCCCAGTTCGTGGATATCCACGGTGCGGCCAAGACCAAGATCGTACCGGCCCGCCACCTGGAGTTGATTACCACCACGGGCGCGGGATTTTCCGGCTATGCCATCTGGGGTACCGGTATCGCCCGTAATGGCGGCGACTATTATGCCCGCGCCGACCTGAGCACCCTGGCGCCGGTTCCCTGGCTGCCCGGCTATGCCAGGGTGGTGGGCGATGGCCATGTGCACGGCCGGCCGCATCCGCTTTGTTCGCGGGTTTTGCTGAAAACCCAATTGCAGCGTTTGGCCGAACGGGGCTGGCGCTTGAATACCGGGCTTGAGCCGGAATTCACCCTGCTCAAGCGCGACGGCAGCGGCGACTACCGGCCGGCGGACGAGTTGGATGTGCTGGACAAGGCCAGTTACGACTACAAGGGTATGTCGCGACCGGCCAACCGGCAGTTCCTGGAGCAGGTCACGGAAGCCATGGCGGCGGTGGGCGCCGATGTCTACCAGATCGACCATGAGGATGCGACCGGCCAGTATGAAATCAACTATGTCTACGCCGATGCGCTGACCAGCGCCGACCGTTATATCTATTTCAAGATGGCGGCCAGCCATGCCGCCGAGCAATTGGGCATGCTGTGCAGCTTTATGCCCAAGCCTTTTGCCGACCGCGCCGGCAGCGGCCTGCATTTCCACCTGTCGCTGGCCGATGCCGAGGGCCGCAATCTATTCGAGGATGCGGCGGATCCGAACGGCTATGCGCTGAGCGAAATGGGCTACCACTTCCTGGCCGGCATCCTGCACCACGCACCCGCCTTGACCGCCATCTGCGCGCCGACGGTCAATAGCTACAAACGGCTGGTGGTGGGGAATTCACTATCCGGTGCGACCTGGGCGCCGGCCTATATCGCTTATGGCGATAACCGCACGGTGCTGGCCCGTTGTCCCGGCGGCCGTATCGAATGGCGATTGGCCGATGCCGGCGCCAATCCCTATCTGGTATCGGCCGCCCTGGTCGCGGCGGGCCTGGATGGCATCGAGCGCAAGTTGCATCCCGGCAACAAGGTCGATGACGACCTCTATGAGTATCAGCCGGCCCAGCTGACCGCCGCCGGCATCGAGCATGTGCCGCAGCATCTGGGCGAGGCGGTCGATGCGCTGCTGGCCGACCCGGTCCTGGGCGAAGCGCTGGGGAAAGACTTCGTGGCCGAGTTCGCCCGGCTCAAACGTTTGGAATGGGTCGAGTATCTACGCCATGTCTCGGATTGGGAACGCAAGCGCTATGCTGATTTCTTCTGA
- a CDS encoding lipin/Ned1/Smp2 family protein → MKYQVSMAMAFTLAGSLAVQAACPDYQTPQQAPAAPQPAKKSFRHFGSKLLSGLYAPWHMVHDSMVAAGQSATLVGKFDYDALLHKDLEDERVHVYLFGSNMREWEYLGSQLTDSDGKISLPLGPRPIGEYRVRMVVEGDGSAVEGFLSVVERGRDTILFDIDGTLTINDFEAYADYAGLKTAAAFYYAPQMVQAYQQKGYQIIYLTARPYWVTRDAREWFGKQHLLAWHYRSNPYADGPIPPNTEQHKTDYVRYLRDTVGLNIVRAYGNALTDIAAYGNGGIAKADTWIIGQHAGKSGTQAIGSDYAWHFSSVVASTPPAACQR, encoded by the coding sequence ATGAAGTACCAGGTTTCCATGGCGATGGCCTTTACGCTGGCCGGCAGTCTTGCCGTCCAGGCCGCCTGTCCCGATTACCAGACGCCGCAGCAGGCACCGGCCGCACCGCAACCGGCCAAGAAGTCCTTCCGCCATTTCGGCAGCAAGCTCCTGTCCGGGCTGTATGCGCCCTGGCATATGGTGCACGACAGTATGGTGGCGGCCGGCCAGTCCGCCACCCTGGTCGGCAAGTTCGACTACGACGCGCTTCTGCACAAGGACCTGGAAGACGAACGTGTCCACGTCTATCTATTCGGCAGCAATATGCGCGAGTGGGAATACCTGGGCAGCCAATTGACCGATTCGGACGGCAAGATCTCCCTACCGTTGGGGCCGCGTCCGATCGGTGAATACCGGGTCCGCATGGTGGTGGAGGGCGACGGATCGGCGGTCGAAGGCTTTCTCAGCGTGGTCGAGCGTGGCCGCGACACTATCCTGTTCGATATAGACGGGACGCTGACCATCAATGACTTCGAAGCCTATGCCGATTACGCCGGTCTCAAGACCGCCGCGGCTTTCTACTATGCGCCGCAGATGGTGCAAGCCTATCAACAGAAGGGTTACCAGATCATCTATCTGACCGCCCGGCCATACTGGGTCACGCGCGATGCACGCGAGTGGTTCGGCAAGCAGCACCTGCTGGCCTGGCACTATCGCAGCAATCCCTATGCGGACGGCCCTATCCCTCCCAATACCGAACAGCACAAGACCGACTACGTGCGGTACCTGCGCGATACGGTGGGATTGAACATCGTCAGGGCCTACGGCAACGCCCTTACCGATATCGCCGCCTATGGCAACGGCGGCATCGCCAAGGCGGATACCTGGATCATCGGCCAGCATGCCGGCAAGAGCGGCACCCAGGCGATAGGCAGCGATTACGCCTGGCATTTCAGCAGTGTGGTGGCATCTACGCCACCGGCCGCCTGCCAGCGCTAG
- a CDS encoding MarR family winged helix-turn-helix transcriptional regulator, producing the protein MNNDPQEMDWLKLDAQLCFRLYAASRNVTRCYQPLLAELGLTYPQYLVMLVLWEHDAVTVKNIGERLRLDSGTLTPLLKRLEQNGLLRRERRAENERELRVCLSEAGQQLRERATAIPPALVAALGLSLPEIEQLRQLLDKLLGSTGEKERPAAPDRPRSLD; encoded by the coding sequence ATGAACAATGACCCGCAGGAAATGGACTGGCTGAAGCTCGATGCGCAGCTCTGCTTCCGTCTCTACGCCGCCTCGCGCAATGTCACCCGCTGCTACCAGCCCTTGCTGGCCGAATTGGGCCTGACTTATCCGCAATACCTGGTGATGCTGGTGCTATGGGAACATGACGCGGTGACCGTCAAGAATATAGGCGAGCGCCTGCGGCTGGATTCCGGCACGCTGACGCCACTACTGAAGCGGCTGGAACAGAATGGGCTGTTGCGGCGCGAACGCCGCGCCGAGAACGAACGCGAACTGCGGGTTTGCCTCAGCGAGGCAGGCCAACAATTGCGCGAACGCGCCACCGCCATCCCGCCGGCCTTGGTCGCAGCCTTGGGGCTTTCCTTGCCGGAGATCGAGCAGTTGCGGCAGTTGCTAGACAAATTGTTGGGCAGTACCGGCGAAAAAGAACGGCCCGCTGCGCCGGACCGTCCTCGTTCCCTGGACTAG
- a CDS encoding organic hydroperoxide resistance protein: protein MSVQVLYTAQATATGGREGQIESSDGVLQAKLALPREMGGPGGAATNPEQLFAAGYAACFEGAVRFVARQQGVKIEHASVTAKVGVGPRAAGGFGITAELVLSLPGIDRAVAEQLAEVAHRDICPYSHATRGNVDVKVSVAEA from the coding sequence ATGTCCGTACAAGTTCTCTACACCGCTCAAGCCACCGCCACCGGCGGACGTGAAGGCCAGATCGAATCCTCCGATGGCGTACTGCAAGCCAAGCTGGCCCTGCCCCGTGAAATGGGCGGCCCCGGCGGCGCGGCCACCAATCCGGAACAGCTGTTTGCCGCTGGCTATGCCGCCTGTTTCGAAGGCGCCGTGCGTTTCGTGGCCCGTCAACAAGGTGTCAAGATCGAGCATGCCTCGGTCACCGCCAAGGTCGGCGTGGGTCCCCGTGCGGCAGGCGGTTTCGGCATTACCGCCGAACTGGTCCTGTCCCTGCCTGGCATCGACCGTGCCGTCGCCGAGCAATTGGCCGAAGTCGCCCACCGCGATATCTGCCCGTACTCGCATGCCACCCGCGGCAATGTGGACGTAAAAGTATCGGTCGCAGAAGCCTGA
- a CDS encoding pseudouridine synthase, which produces MPPSIKTLPLERLLQSQGFGSRKEARGLIEAGRVRVDGLPCRRPEQAFDAAGLVLEVDGTAWPWREQLYLALHKPAGFECSRTPQHHASVFSLLPAHFVARGVQAVGRLDADTTGLLLLTDDGAFNHGLASPKRHIPKTYRVTAKHALTDELLARLLAGVQLHDEPAPLAALACRRLDETVLEITIDQGKYHQVKRMVAAAGNRVEALHRTGMGEVQLGAGCLAGLAEGQWCELDQTALALLRPVR; this is translated from the coding sequence ATGCCACCTTCGATCAAAACCCTGCCATTGGAACGTCTGCTGCAATCGCAAGGATTCGGCAGCCGCAAGGAGGCGCGCGGGCTGATCGAGGCGGGCAGGGTGCGGGTGGATGGTTTGCCCTGTCGCCGGCCCGAGCAAGCTTTCGATGCCGCTGGCTTGGTGCTGGAAGTGGATGGCACAGCCTGGCCGTGGCGGGAGCAGCTCTATCTGGCGCTGCACAAGCCGGCCGGTTTTGAATGTTCGCGCACCCCACAGCACCACGCCTCGGTGTTCAGCCTGCTGCCGGCACACTTCGTGGCCCGTGGCGTACAAGCGGTAGGGCGGCTGGATGCGGATACCACCGGTCTGTTGCTATTGACCGACGACGGCGCCTTCAACCATGGGCTGGCCTCGCCCAAGCGGCATATACCGAAAACCTACCGGGTGACGGCCAAGCATGCGCTGACGGATGAGTTACTGGCCAGATTGCTGGCCGGCGTGCAACTGCATGACGAACCGGCGCCGTTGGCCGCCCTCGCTTGCCGCCGCTTGGACGAAACCGTGTTGGAGATCACCATCGACCAGGGTAAGTACCATCAAGTGAAACGCATGGTGGCGGCGGCCGGCAACCGGGTCGAGGCTTTGCATCGGACCGGCATGGGGGAAGTGCAGCTGGGAGCAGGCTGCCTGGCCGGCTTGGCCGAGGGGCAGTGGTGCGAGTTGGATCAGACGGCCTTGGCGCTGTTGCGGCCGGT